A section of the Subtercola frigoramans genome encodes:
- a CDS encoding NAD(P)-dependent alcohol dehydrogenase — MKVTAAVAREKGAELELEELELDELRHNEVRVRMVSVGICHTDAIVRDQVYPTPLPAVLGHEGSGIVDAVGDLVTTVKPGDHVVLAAAYCGHCDQCRAGRMAYCENLFAADFGGRRTDGTTAYTDKDGVAISSHFFGQSSFATYANVVEESVIKVDDDVPLELLGPLGCGLNTGAGTVLNELRPAPGSSLAVFGTGAVGSAAIMAARIAGCTTVIAIDVHDSRLELATELGATDTINSSSEDVAARISEITSGKGIDYAVDTTGIPSVLRTAAESLGIRGTVVLVGAAAPGTEVEFEIGLSLVKGWTFKTVVQGSSVPQVFIPRLIELWKQGSFPFDKLIKKYEFADINQGFEDSKRGTTIKPLIVF; from the coding sequence ATGAAGGTAACTGCTGCCGTCGCACGGGAGAAGGGCGCGGAACTCGAACTCGAGGAGCTCGAGCTCGATGAGCTGCGCCACAACGAGGTCAGGGTGAGGATGGTGTCGGTCGGCATCTGCCACACCGACGCCATCGTGCGCGACCAGGTCTACCCGACGCCGCTGCCTGCGGTGCTGGGGCACGAAGGCTCGGGCATCGTCGATGCGGTCGGCGATCTCGTCACCACCGTCAAGCCCGGAGACCACGTCGTGCTGGCCGCTGCCTACTGCGGGCACTGCGACCAGTGTCGTGCGGGTCGCATGGCCTATTGCGAGAACCTCTTCGCCGCCGACTTCGGAGGCAGGCGTACCGACGGCACGACGGCCTACACCGACAAGGACGGTGTCGCGATCTCCTCGCACTTCTTCGGGCAGTCCTCGTTTGCGACCTATGCGAACGTTGTCGAAGAGAGTGTGATCAAGGTCGACGACGATGTTCCGCTCGAGCTTCTCGGCCCGCTGGGCTGTGGCCTGAACACGGGTGCCGGGACGGTGCTGAATGAACTTCGGCCGGCCCCCGGATCGAGCCTGGCCGTCTTCGGCACGGGAGCGGTCGGCTCGGCGGCCATCATGGCCGCACGGATCGCGGGCTGCACCACGGTGATCGCCATCGATGTGCACGACTCCCGCCTCGAGCTCGCCACAGAACTCGGGGCCACCGACACCATCAACTCCTCGAGCGAGGATGTCGCGGCACGGATCTCCGAGATCACCTCGGGCAAGGGCATCGACTACGCGGTCGACACCACGGGCATCCCTTCGGTTCTCAGAACCGCAGCGGAGTCTCTGGGGATCCGGGGCACTGTGGTTCTGGTCGGGGCCGCGGCGCCGGGCACCGAGGTGGAGTTCGAGATCGGGCTCTCGCTGGTCAAGGGCTGGACCTTCAAGACCGTGGTGCAGGGCAGTTCGGTTCCTCAGGTCTTCATTCCCCGGCTCATCGAGCTGTGGAAGCAGGGTTCGTTCCCGTTCGACAAGTTGATCAAGAAGTACGAGTTCGCCGACATCAACCAGGGTTTCGAGGACTCCAAGCGCGGAACGACGATCAAACCGCTGATCGTTTTCTGA